One region of Camelina sativa cultivar DH55 chromosome 6, Cs, whole genome shotgun sequence genomic DNA includes:
- the LOC104790487 gene encoding uncharacterized protein LOC104790487 — translation MAVLLSSPIVSPLGINIETKKNLGVSYSSFPQIHLFRISTPLRVGRSVVVSSRKNSGTGLASEDKKLLLERYGYDANDDFGSQSKKERRKEEKMSGRNSQQVEEVVVVQPRTTHRLLQVLAGTAKRKKLLSLKGMDVRPMMEVVKGAAFGILQAAGGCPTSLRPGKWLDLYSGTGSVGIEAISRGCSEAHFVEMDPWVVSNVLQPNLEHTGFVDASVIHTAQVENFLERADKIVGKDGAFDYISITPPYMEVDYAVLMDQIAKSPAIGENTFILVEYPSRTTMLDSCGCLEKMTDRRFGRTHLAIYGPKWAQKPRKS, via the exons ATGGCGGTTTTGTTATCATCTCCGATAGTCTCTCCACTAGGAATCAACATCGAGACGAAGAAGAATCTGGGTGTCTCGTATTCTTCTTTCCCTCAAATTCACCTCTTTAGAATCTCTACTCCGCTGCGTGTTGGAAGATCCGTCGTCGTCTCGAGCCGTAAAA ATTCAGGAACTGGTTTAGCAAGCGAGGATAAGAAATTGTTGCTGGAACGATATGGTTATGATGCCAATGATGACTTTGGGTCTCAAtctaag AAGGagagaaggaaagaagagaaaatgagTGGAAGGAACAGCCAACAAGTAGAAGAAGTTGTTGTAGTACAGCCAAGAACAACTCATAGGTTACTTCAG gTTCTTGCAGGAACGGCCAAACGAAAGAAATTGCTTTCTCTTAAGGGAATGGATGTGAGACCTATGATGGAAGTTGTTAAAGGAGCAGCTTTTGGGATTCTCCAG GCTGCTGGCGGTTGTCCAACATCTCTGCGTCCTGGTAAGTGGTTGGATTTGTACAGTGGTACAGGATCTGTGGGAATTGAAGCAATCAGTCGAGGATGTTCTGAg GCACATTTTGTTGAGATGGATCCTTGGGTTGTTTCAAATGTTCTACAACCAAACTTGGAACACACTGGGTTTGTTGATGCTTCGGTTATACACACTGCTCAAGTCGAAAACTTCTTGGAACGTGCTGATAAAATAGTAG GTAAGGATGGAGCATTTGATTATATCAGCATTACACCACCTTACATGGAGGTAGATTATGCGGTTCTGATGGATCAGATTGCTAAGTCGCCAGCTATTGGagaaaatacatttatt TTGGTCGAGTACCCTTCACGAACAACAATGCTTGATTCATGTGGATGCCTTGAAAAG ATGACTGATCGAAGGTTTGGCCGGACACATCTGGCCATATATGGACCAAAATGGGCTCAGAAGCCGAGAAAATCTTAA
- the LOC104790491 gene encoding 60S acidic ribosomal protein P2-3-like, protein MKVIAAFLLAKLGGKENPTSNDLKKILESVGAEIDESRIDLLFSLIKDHDVTELIAAGREKMAALSSGGPAAAMVGGGDGGAAAAAAEPAAESKKKVEEVKEESSDGEGMMGLFD, encoded by the coding sequence ATGAAGGTGATTGCTGCTTTTCTCCTCGCTAAGCTCGGAGGAAAGGAGAACCCAACCTCAAATGATCTGAAGAAGATCTTGGAGTCCGTTGGTGCTGAGATCGATGAGTCGAGGATAGATCTGTTGTTTTCTCTGATTAAAGATCATGATGTGACGGAGCTTATCGCTGCTGGGAGGGAGAAGATGGCTGCTTTGTCTTCTGGTGGTCCAGCTGCTGCTATGGTTGGAGGAGGTGATGGtggagctgctgctgctgcggcTGAGCCAGCTGCTGAGTCTAAGAAGAAGGTTGAAGAGGTGAAAGAGGAGTCTTCTGATGGTGAAGGCATGATGGGTCTCTTTGATTAA
- the LOC104790488 gene encoding transcription factor MYB35-like, with translation MGRPPCCDKSNVKKGLWTEEEDAKILAYVAIHGVGNWSLIPKKAGLNRCGKSCRLRWTNYLRPDLKHDSFSPQEEELIIQCHRVIGSRWSSIARKLPGRTDNDVKNHWNTKLKKKLMKMGIDPVTHKPVSQVVLEFRNISGHENASFKAEPSNNSILTQSNSSAWEMMRNTTMSHETYYNNSPMIFTNPTSSEFQTTPFHFSNHSNHLLNGTTSSCSSSSSSASITQPNQGATNFCWNDYLLSDPVLPQNSQIQVVGSSATSNLTFAQNELHFNSLTECSSHNNIDTNASGTSHSASSFVDEILDKDQEMLSQFPQLLNDFDY, from the exons ATGGGAAGGCCACCATGTTGTGACAAATCCAATGTCAAGAAAGGTCTCTGGACCGAGGAAGAAGACGCTAAGATCCTTGCTTATGTTGCTATCCATGGTGTAGGAAACTGGAGTTTGATCCCCAAGAAAGCAG GCTTGAATCGATGTGGGAAGAGCTGTAGACTGAGGTGGACTAATTACTTAAGACCTGACCTTAAACATGATAGCTTCTCTcctcaagaagaagagcttatCATTCAGTGTCACAGAGTCATTGGCAGCAG GTGGTCTTCGATTGCGCGAAAGCTTCCAGGGAGAACGGATAACGATGTGAAGAACCACTGGAACacgaagctgaagaagaagctgatgaaaATGGGAATAGATCCGGTGACTCATAAACCAGTGTCTCAGGTCGTTTTAGAATTCAGAAACATTAGTGGCCATGAAAATGCATCCTTCAAAGCAGAACCATCAAACAACTCTATACTCACACAATCCAACTCATCAGCCTGGGAAATGATGAGGAACACAACAATGAGCCATGAGACTTATTACAACAACTCTCCTATGATCTTTACCAATCCCACTTCATCCGAATTCCAAACTACTCCATTCCATTTCTCTAACCACTCGAATCATTTGCTCAATGGAACCACATCTTCTTgctcttcctcatcatcatctgctAGTATCACTCAGCCAAACCAAGGGGCTACTAACTTCTGCTGGAATGATTACCTTCTCTCGGATCCGGTCTTACCTCAGAACTCTCAGATACAAGTAGTGGGATCCTCAGCTACTAGCAACCTCACTTTTGCGCAAAACGAGCTTCATTTCAACAGCCTAACCGAATGCAGCTCTCATAACAACATCGATACAAACGCCTCGGGAACAAGTCATTCCGCGAGTTCATTTGTTGATGAAATATTGGATAAAGACCAAGAAATGCTGTCACAGTTTCCTCAACTCTTGAATGATTTCGACTATTAG
- the LOC104698729 gene encoding probable prolyl 4-hydroxylase 6 gives HDFVLKNLIFVVFSRAFLYKRFLSDEECDHLINLAKGKLEKSRVVIDDDTGASTESEERTSSGMFLSKRQDDIVAKVEARLAAWTFLPEENGEPLQILHYENGQKYEPHLDFYFDQETLKNGGHRFATVLMYLSNVTKGGETVFPMWEGKIHQLKDDSWTECAKQGYAVKPRKGDALLFFSLHLNATTDPTSLHGSCPVIEGEKWSATRWIHVRSFGKRQSGCVDENESCEIWAKEGECEKNPTYMVGSEKDLGFCRKSCKACSA, from the exons catgattttgtgttaaaaaatCTGATCTTTGTGGTTTTCTCCAGGGCTTTTTTATACAAGAGGTTTCTTTCAGATGAGGAATGTGATCATTTGATTAACTTG GCAAAAGGAAAGCTTGAGAAGTCAAGGGTGGTGATTGATGATGATACGGGTGCGAGTACTGAAAGTGAAGAACGCACAAGTTCTGGAATGTTTCTTTCCAAAAGACAA GATGATATAGTAGCTAAAGTGGAGGCTAGACTTGCTGCATGGACCTTTCTTCCGGAGG AAAATGGGGAACCCTTACAAATATTGCACTATGAGAATGGTCAGAAATATGAACCGCATTTGGACTTCTATTTCGACCAGGAAACTCTAAAGAACGGCGGACATCGGTTCGCTACTGTACTGATGTACTTGTCCAATGTCACAAAGGGTGGAGAAACAGTTTTTCCCATGTGGGAG GGTAAAATACATCAGCTGAAAGACGATAGCTGGACGGAATGTGCTAAACAAGGTTATGCag TGAAACCGAGGAAAGGGGACGCATTGTTGTTCTTCAGTCTCCATCTAAATGCAACCACGGATCCAACAAGCTTACATGGAAGTTGTCCGGTGATTGAAGGAGAGAAGTGGTCAGCGACCAGATGGATTCATGTTAGGTCATTTGGTAAGAGGCAATCTGGATGTGTGGACGAGAATGAAAGCTGTGAAATATGGGCCAAGGAAGGGGAATGCGAAAAGAATCCAACTTACATGGTGGGTTCAGAAAAAGACCTTGGATTTTGCAGAAAGAGCTGCAAAGCTTGCTCAGCTTaa
- the LOC104790489 gene encoding probable prolyl 4-hydroxylase 7: MDSRIFLAFSLCFLLILPKFSSAPTRFFTRSSNNRDGSVIKMKTSASSFGFDPTRVTQLSWTPRAFLYKGFLTDEECDHFIKLAKGKLEKSMVADNDSGESVESEVRTSSGMFLSKRQDDIVSNVEAKLAAWTFLPEENGESMQILHYENGQKYEPHFDYFHDQANLELGGHRIATVLMYLSNVQKGGETVFPMWKGKTTQLKDDSWTECAKQGYAVKPRKGDALLFFNLHPNATTDPTSLHGSCPVVEGEKWSATRWIHVRSFDRAFKKQSGCVDENESCEKWAKEGECQKNPTYMVGSENDHGYCRKSCKACSS; this comes from the exons ATGGATTCTCGgatttttcttgcattttcccTATGTTTTCTCTTGATTCTTCCTAAATTCTCATCTGCACCTACCCGTTTCTTCACTCGATCGAGTAACAACAG agaTGGGTCTGTGATTAAGATGAAAACGAgtgcttcttcttttggttttgatccAACTCGTGTTACTCAACTCTCTTGGACTCctag AGCTTTTTTGTATAAAGGGTTTCTTACTGATGAGGAGTGTGATCATTTTATCAAATTG GCAAAAGGAAAGCTTGAGAAGTCAATGGTGGCTGATAATGATTCTGGTGAGAGTGTTGAGAGTGAAGTACGGACTAGTTCTGGAATGTTTCTTTCTAAAAGACAg GATGATATAGTATCTAATGTCGAGGCAAAACTTGCTGCGTGGACCTTTCTTCCCGAAG AAAATGGGGAATCCATGCAAATATTGCACTATGAGAATGGTCAAAAATATGAACCCCATTTTGACTACTTTCACGATCAGGCCAATCTGGAGCTTGGTGGTCATCGGATCGCCACTGTATTGATGTACTTGTCCAATGTTCAAAAGGGCGGAGAGACAGTGTTTCCCATGTGGAAG GGCAAGACAACTCAACTGAAAGACGATAGCTGGACGGAATGTGCAAAACAAGGCTATGCTG TGAAACCGAGGAAAGGGGATGCTTTACTATTCTTCAATCTACACCCAAACGCAACCACAGATCCTACTAGTTTACATGGAAGCTGTCCAGTGGTTGAGGGAGAGAAATGGTCAGCAACTAGATGGATTCATGTAAGGTCATTCGACAGAGCGTTTAAGAAGCAATCTGGGTGTGTGGACGAGAATGAAAGCTGTGAAAAATGGGCAAAGGAAGGGGAGTGCCAGAAGAATCCAACGTACATGGTGGGTTCAGAAAATGACCATGGATACTGCAGAAAGAGTTGCAAAGCTTGCTCATcttaa
- the LOC104790486 gene encoding CLAVATA3/ESR (CLE)-related protein 25 — MGGNGIRASVGAVVYLGMIVFLLVSILANSASSVPSTEKVKTLRFSGKDVNLFHVSKRKVPNGPDPIHNRKAETSRRPPRV, encoded by the exons ATGGGTGGAAATGGCATTAGAGCTTCGGTTGGAGCTGTTGTGTATTTGGGTATGATTGTGTTTCTTCTTGTCAGTATCTTAGCAAACTCTGCATCAAGTGTTCCATCAACAGAAAAGGTCAAGACTCTGCGGTTTAGTGGTAAGGATGTGAATCTGTTTCATGTGAGCAAGCGAAAAGTTCCAAACGGACCTGATCCTATCCACAACAG GAAAGCAGAAACTTCGAGACGGCCACCAAGAGTATGA
- the LOC104790485 gene encoding inactive LRR receptor-like serine/threonine-protein kinase BIR2, translated as MEEIESKLRKLLPLSIIIFLCFCYPSMAADEDDIRCLRGVQSSLTDPQGALKSWNFGNTTVGFLCNFVGVSCWNNQENRVINLELRDMGLSGKIPESLQYCGSLQKLDLSSNQLSGNIPRELCTWLPFLVSLDLSNNELNGEISPDLAKCSFVNSLVLSDNRLSGQIPVQFSALGRLGRFSVANNDLTGRIPAFFSSPSYSSDDFKGNKGLCGRPLSSSCGGLSKKNLAIIIAAGVFGAAASMLLAFGIWWYYHLKWTRRRRGGLTTEVGVSSLAQRLRSHKLTQVSLFQKPLVKVKFGDLIAATNNFSSANIIVSTRTGTTYKALLPDGSALAVKHLSTCKLAEREFRYEMNQLWELRHPNLAPLLGFCIVEEEKFLVYKYMSNGTLHSLLDSNGVELDWSTRFRIGLAAARGLAWLHHGCRPPILHQNICSSVILIDEDFDARIIDSGLARLMVPSDNNESSFMTGDLGEFGYVAPEYSTTMLASLKGDVYGLGVVLLELATGVKALGGEGFKGSLVDWVKQLESSGRITDAFDENIRGKGHDEEILKFVEIACNCVSSRPKERWSMFQAYQSLKAIAEKQDYSFSERDDDFPLIFDTQENDETV; from the coding sequence atggaAGAGATCGAGTCAAAGCTAagaaagcttcttcctttatcaatcatcatcttcctctgcTTTTGTTATCCTTCGATGGCTGCAGATGAAGACGACATAAGATGCTTACGAGGAGTTCAAAGCTCTCTCACAGATCCTCAAGGAGCTTTGAAATCATGGAACTTTGGAAACACAACTGTTGGGTTTCTCTGTAATTTCGTTGGTGTGTCTTGTTGGAACAATCAAGAGAATAGGGTTATCAATCTTGAGCTTAGAGACATGGGTTTATCTGGTAAAATCCCAGAATCTCTTCAGTACTGTGGGAGTTTACAAAAATTGGATCTTTCTAGCAATCAGTTATCTGGTAACATCCCTAGAGAGCTCTGTACTTGGTTACCCTTTTTGGTGTCTCTTGATTTGTCAAACAATGAATTGAATGGTGAGATTTCTCCTGATTTAGCTAAGTGTAGCTTTGTGAACTCTTTGGTTTTGTCTGATAACCGGCTTTCGGGTCAAATCCCGGTTCAGTTCTCTGCTTTAGGGAGGCTAGGGAGGTTCTCTGTAGCTAACAATGATCTCACAGGTCGCATTCCTGCTTTCTTTAGCTCACCGAGTTACTCATCTGATGATTTTAAGGGGAACAAAGGTCTTTGTGGTCGCCCTTTGTCTTCTAGCTGTGGTGGATTGAGTAAGAAGAATCTTGCAATTATAATTGCAGCTGGTGTGTTTGGTGCTGCTGCATCAATGTTGTTGGCTTTTGGGATTTGGTGGTATTATCATTTGAAGTGgacaagaagacgaagaggcGGTTTAACAACCGAAGTAGGAGTTAGTAGTTTGGCTCAGAGACTTCGTAGTCATAAGCTTACTCAAGTTTCTTTGTTTCAGAAGCCTTTGGTTAAGGTTAAGTTTGGGGATTTGATTGCTGCAACTAATAACTTCAGCTCAGCTAACATTATTGTTTCAACTAGAACCGGGACAACCTATAAGGCGCTTCTTCCTGATGGCTCAGCGCTTGCGGTCAAGCATTTGAGCACGTGTAAGCTCGCGGAGAGGGAGTTTAGGTATGAGATGAATCAGTTGTGGGAGCTTCGTCATCCTAACTTAGCACCACTTCTTGGATTCTGCATTGTGGAGGAAGAGAAGTTTCTTGTTTATAAGTACATGTCTAATGGGACGCTTCACTCATTGCTGGATTCAAATGGGGTTGAATTAGACTGGTCGACTCGGTTTAGGATTGGTTTAGCTGCTGCAAGGGGTTTGGCTTGGCTTCACCATGGATGTAGACCTCCTATACTTCACCAAAACATTTGTTCAAGTGTCATTCTCATTGATGAGGACTTCGATGCGAGGATTATAGATTCAGGGCTTGCTAGGCTTATGGTTCCTTCGGATAACAACGAGAGCAGTTTCATGACTGGTGATTTAGGAGAGTTTGGGTATGTAGCTCCTGAATATTCCACAACAATGCTAGCCTCACTAAAAGGTGATGTATATGGACTCGGTGTTGTCCTTTTGGAGTTGGCAACAGGGGTTAAAGCTCTAGGAGGTGAAGGCTTTAAAGGGAGTTTGGTGGATTGGGTGAAACAGCTTGAAAGCTCGGGAAGAATCACTGATGCATTCGATGAAAACATTCGAGGGAAAGGACATGACGAGGAAATCTTGAAATTTGTTGAAATTGCTTGTAACTGTGTGAGTTCAAGACCTAAAGAGAGATGGTCAATGTTTCAGGCTTACCAGTCACTGAAAGCTATTGCTGAGAAACAAGACTACTCGTTCTCAGAACGAGACGATGACTTCCCTTTGATTTTCGACACGCAAGAGAACGATGAGACCGTGTGA